The Leptospira mtsangambouensis sequence AAATAGATCAAGAAGATTTGTTTTGGTTTCAAACAGGAAAAGAAAACCAAAGAGAAACTTCCTTAGGAGAATAATCATTCGTAAAATCTTTGTGAATATTCGATTTGATGATAACCGTGAATTCATAATTATTTATATAATTTTTTAGATAGAATATAACTTTGATTTGTTGTAGAGTTCTACTTTTTTAACCTAGATCCACTGAGGAACTAACGGTTGCTTTGAACAATTGGATCACATCCATTCCTTTCGGAAGGACTAAGTGTCCTTCAATGGCAAGGGAAGCAATTCCATGTACAGTGGCCCAAGCTCCAAGTGCTCTGGCATGTGCTAATTTTTTACTAACTTTTTCATTTGCAAAGGCAGCAAACAACAAACGAAAGGGACGTTGTGAGCTCACCCATATTTCTCTTTCGTGTGGATCGGAAACTATTTTTTTTTCCAAATCAATTTGGCTCATCATCAATCGGTAAAGGTTGGGACTTGCGATTGCAAAATGGATGTATTCCACACCGTAATGATAGGCCATCATTCGACCTTGGACTTTCGGATGTTTTTTTTGGGCCGCAAGCATATTCGCAGCCAGTTCATCATACCCCGATGCGGCTACTGACTGTAGTAATTCTTGTTTCCCCTTAAAGTGAGCATAGGGAGCCATATGTGTGACACCAATGGCAGAAGCGATGGATCGTAAGGAAAGGGCATCGGCCCCTTGGTTTTGCAACAGGCTTCGCGCAGCAGAAATAAGGGCAGGGCGAAGGTCCCCGTGATGGTAGGAAGTTGTAGGTTTGTCTATTTTCTCTTTTTTCCCGGCCATTACAACCTAGTAGGCACCAATGCTTCCATTGTAAATTCTTTTCAGTAGCAGTTTTAAAAGAGAAGAAACGTGAACTTTGATGCGAAGGGTGGATTTTTAAAAAATCGGGACAAGAAAAAAGATTGCAATCTTTACAGTGTAAAGATTGGATGTTCTTCATAAGGATTACCCTGGGGAGAATGAAAATGTCTCATTATGACACTGTTGTAATTGGTGCCGGTAACGCCGGTTTAATGGCCGCCACTCGATTGCAGCGAGAAGGTTCAAAAACTTTGTTACTCGAGAGGCATAATGTCCCTGGTGGGTGCGCAACCTCCTTTGTGAGAGGGGATTTTGAATTTGAAGTTGCCCTCCACCAACTTAGCGGGGTGGGAACAGAATCAAATCCATTCATTATGCGTCGTGTTTTTGAAGAACTTGGTGTACTGGATAAAATAGATTTAGTTCAAGAAGAAGAACTCTATCGAATTGTGATGCCTGGAAAATTAGATGTTACATTGCCTGCCGACTGGGAAGAATTAAAAAACCATTTAAAGAGTCTTTTTCCAGAAGAAGAGAATTCGATTGATCGTTTTTTTACTCTAAGTGAAGCCGTTGTGAATGAATATTATTTTGTTTTACCAAGGGTTAGGTTATCGAACGATCAGGAAAAAATTCGAACAAAATGTCCAAATTTTTCATCTTACGGCCTTCGTTCCACAACTGATGTATTGAATGAATTTTTTAAAAATGAAGATCTCGTTAGTGTCATCACACCTTATTGGAGTTATGTTGGAATTCCTACAACAGACTTGGTCTTTGCTGAATTCATCGGTATGGTGTATTTTTATTGTGTTTATAAACCTTGGCATATCAAAGGTGGCTCCCAAATGCTTTCGAGTGCACTACTTAATTCTTTTGAAGAAGCAGGTGGGGAAGTTCGTTTTCATTGCGCAGCAGAAAAAATTCTCACAGAGAACGGTGCCGTGCGAGCTGTTCTTCTCGAAACAGGAGAAACTGTCACTTGTGATGCTGTTGTATCAAACGCAAGTCCTCTCATCACATACCATGAAATGTTAGATTTAGAAACGCCTCCTTCTGTTTTAAAAGATTTCCAATCAAGAAGGATGGGTGTTTCAGCCGTTTGCCTTTATTTGGGTTTGGATTGTCCTCCTGAAGAATTAGGCTTCACAACTGCTTCCACCTTTGTAATGACAACTTCTAATGCCGAGGTCAATGAAGATCGTATGTATACTTTGGATGCTCCTGATTGGGGAATGGTGACTTGTTATAATTTTATTGATCAGGAACTTGCTCCAAAAGGAAAATCGGTAGTCACTCTTGTTGCCTTACAATATGGGGAGGCTTGGAAAGATATACTACCCGAACAATATATTTCCACAAAATATAAGTTTGGTGATAAACTAATTGATCTTGTTGAAAAGGCATATCCTAAAATTAGAGCACATATTGAAAAGGCAGAAGTTGCCACACCAATGACGATGATGCGTTATCTGAATACACCGGGTGGGGCCATTTATGGGTTCAAACAAACGTTACAAGATGGGCATTTGTTTCGTGAATCTTTGGATGCGATTGATGGACTTTATTCTGCCAGCAGTTGGACCAGTATGGGTGGGTTCCAACCAACCTATTTGAATGGTTATTATACAGCACGGAAAATTTTAAAACGTTCGAACATCCGTCGTAAATCAAAGACAAATGTTTCGACTCCATGAAAAATAAAGGATTCAACCGAATCGAACAACTCATCTCTGATTGATAGGATAAAAGATATGTTAGATAATAATAAAAAACTAGAAACAAACATTTTGAACTCTGTTGTTGGGTTCCAGGAAGCAGTTTTAAAAAAAGAGGAATTGGAAAATAAGGGTTCTAACTTTAAAGAAGAGAAGGGTCTTGTTCGACAAAAAATAAATAGTCTTCATCCAAAAAGGCTGAAACTTCGTGTAGAAGAAATTCGTGTGGATACAATTTCAACAAAAACTTTAAAAATGGTTTCTGTTGATGGTAAAAAATTACCTCCTTTCCAGGCCGGGCAGTACATCAATTTATTTGTTTCGCTTTCGGGTGTTTTCACTGCGAGACCTTATTCGATTTCTTCCTCACCAAAAGATTTAAATTCGTATGAATTGACCATCAAACGAGCAGAAGGTGGATTTGTGAGTCCATATTTGTTGGATGAAGTAAAGGTTGGACAAGAATTTGAATCTAGTGGACCAATGGGTTCGTTTCATCACAATCCCCTTTTTCATGGTTTTGATTTGGTATTCCTTGCTGGTGGATCGGGGATTGCTCCTGCAATGAGTATGTTAAAATCGTTTTTGGCATCGAACAAAAATTTTCGGTTCCATATCATTTATTCTAATAGTTATGAAGATGATGTCATTTTTATTGATGAACTTCAGGCTTTAGCCTCTATTCACCAAAACTTTATTTTGACCGAGTTCCTTTCTCGCCAAGTGAGTCCAGATTTTAAAGGATACCGTGGTCGGTTGGATTTTCAAACATTACAAACCTTACTTCAAAATGCTCCATCAAAGATGTATTATGTTTGTGGCCCCACTCCTTTTAATGAACATGTAGGAAAACTTCTTTCTGAACTTGGAGTTAAATCGGGGCGGATCTTAATTGAAAGTAATGGCCCACCTCCAAGACCCGACACAATGGAAGGTTGGCCAATTTCAGTTCTTCCTACAAAGGAAGTAAAAGTCAAAGTAGGAGATCACCAAACATTCCAAGCGAAAGTTGGAGAACCTCTTCTGAATAGTTTAGAAAGAAATGGATATTTTACCGAGAATGCTTGTCGATCGGGTGAATGTAGTTTGTGCCGAGTGAAACTTAAATCAGGTAAAGTATTCAGTCCTCCCGAAGCTAAAATCAGAAAGTCTGATAAAAAGTTCGGATGGATTCATTCTTGTGTTGCCTTTCCTGTTACCGATATAGAGATACAACTTTAAAAAACTTTTTCAAAGATTGGTGGTTCTTTGTTTCATGAAACATCTTGCCTCGCGAAAGATGTTTCATTATTTTTGTAGAATAATTGACTTTTCTTTGTTTCTGGATAGATAGTTCATCTGTTTAGGAAGAAACCGATTCGATGAAGCTAAAATTTTACAAACTCTATTCTCTTCTAGTTTTGTTGTTTCTTCTGTCGAATTCCCTTTTCATCAAACCTGATCGAGACATTTTGTTTTATGATGAAACAAATTACCTAGAAGCAGGGAATCAGGAATTTACTTTTGTTGATTCCGCTGTGTATCGACTTCACTATAAAATTTTATCTAAATTTATAAAGGATCCTATTGATCGTTATTTTATTAATTACCAACTATTAGTATTTCTTTTTGGGGTTTGTTTTCTTTTGGCAGCACGATCAAAAAAAGAACTAATTTTGATTGTAACTTTTCTGATTCTTCTTTTTTCCAGTCGATTTTTATCAGACCTTTGGCCCTTTATTACCTTATTATCAAGTATATGGCTGGTCTTGTTATTTATATCGTTTCGATCGAATCATGATTTCTTATCCATTATCTTTTGTTTTCTTCTTGTATTCACAAGAGTTGAGTTTTTATACCTTTACTACTTATTATTTTTTCTAATTTTATATAAATCATGGGGAGTAAAAATAAAAAAAGGATCTTTATTTCTAAAGTTCTTTTTGTATTTATTTGGATTCATAATCATTCTCACACATAATCCGAGTGATGGCGAAAGATCCTATGTTGCATTTTGCCAACATTATGCTTTCTCAAAATTTGTTAGAAATCTATATATGGAAGATCCTTGGACTACCTGTGATTTTCTCTTAGCAAAAGATTTTGGGAATGCAAAAAATCTTTTGGATCTTTGGTTGTTGAATCCTAAACATTTTGGTCTTCATCTTTTTTATAATCTGGATTTGTTTTTTAAAAAAATTCAGGAATTGTTTTTAGTTCCACCTGTTGTGAGTATTGTTTTCATTCTCTCATTTTTATTCTTTGAGATAAAAGGATTCATTCAAATTTGTTTCCAAAGAAAAAATAGAAAAATTGCAAACCATTTGCTTCTTTATATTTTGCTTGGAGTTAGTTTTCTTACGATTTTAGTCATTTTCCCAAGGGAACATTATATCTTGCACTTTTTCGTCTCGATTGTATTATTATCGATTCAGCAAAAAAACTTTCATAAGATTTTTCGGTCTTTGAGGACCCATTCGATTTGGTTGTATTTTGTAGTTTCCATTGTTGCAGTGATTCTTCTGACTTTTTATTTCCAGAAGACAAAAACCATTCGTTCGGTGGCACTCCGAAATCCATGTAGCAATATATT is a genomic window containing:
- a CDS encoding TetR/AcrR family transcriptional regulator, with the protein product MAGKKEKIDKPTTSYHHGDLRPALISAARSLLQNQGADALSLRSIASAIGVTHMAPYAHFKGKQELLQSVAASGYDELAANMLAAQKKHPKVQGRMMAYHYGVEYIHFAIASPNLYRLMMSQIDLEKKIVSDPHEREIWVSSQRPFRLLFAAFANEKVSKKLAHARALGAWATVHGIASLAIEGHLVLPKGMDVIQLFKATVSSSVDLG
- a CDS encoding phytoene desaturase family protein; protein product: MSHYDTVVIGAGNAGLMAATRLQREGSKTLLLERHNVPGGCATSFVRGDFEFEVALHQLSGVGTESNPFIMRRVFEELGVLDKIDLVQEEELYRIVMPGKLDVTLPADWEELKNHLKSLFPEEENSIDRFFTLSEAVVNEYYFVLPRVRLSNDQEKIRTKCPNFSSYGLRSTTDVLNEFFKNEDLVSVITPYWSYVGIPTTDLVFAEFIGMVYFYCVYKPWHIKGGSQMLSSALLNSFEEAGGEVRFHCAAEKILTENGAVRAVLLETGETVTCDAVVSNASPLITYHEMLDLETPPSVLKDFQSRRMGVSAVCLYLGLDCPPEELGFTTASTFVMTTSNAEVNEDRMYTLDAPDWGMVTCYNFIDQELAPKGKSVVTLVALQYGEAWKDILPEQYISTKYKFGDKLIDLVEKAYPKIRAHIEKAEVATPMTMMRYLNTPGGAIYGFKQTLQDGHLFRESLDAIDGLYSASSWTSMGGFQPTYLNGYYTARKILKRSNIRRKSKTNVSTP
- a CDS encoding FAD-binding oxidoreductase, whose product is MLDNNKKLETNILNSVVGFQEAVLKKEELENKGSNFKEEKGLVRQKINSLHPKRLKLRVEEIRVDTISTKTLKMVSVDGKKLPPFQAGQYINLFVSLSGVFTARPYSISSSPKDLNSYELTIKRAEGGFVSPYLLDEVKVGQEFESSGPMGSFHHNPLFHGFDLVFLAGGSGIAPAMSMLKSFLASNKNFRFHIIYSNSYEDDVIFIDELQALASIHQNFILTEFLSRQVSPDFKGYRGRLDFQTLQTLLQNAPSKMYYVCGPTPFNEHVGKLLSELGVKSGRILIESNGPPPRPDTMEGWPISVLPTKEVKVKVGDHQTFQAKVGEPLLNSLERNGYFTENACRSGECSLCRVKLKSGKVFSPPEAKIRKSDKKFGWIHSCVAFPVTDIEIQL